The genomic interval AAATTCTTTGCAGGTAAATTACCAAGTTTCTGAAAACGAATCGGCTAATATTGCCCAACAAGCTGAAGGAAATTATAACAAAGCCCTTCATTTATTAAATAATGATTCTGGAGACGTTATCTTTGAACAATGGTTTGTTACTTGGATTAGAACTGCTTTTAAAGCCAAAGGAAATGCTGCTGTTGTTCAGCAATTAGTAGCTTGGTCGGATACAATTGCAAAGTCTGGACGAGAAACTCAAAAACGATTTTTGAATTACTGTTTACAGTTTTTTAGACAAGCCTTATTGCTTAATTATAAATCGGAAAATTTAGTTTTTATGGAAACAAAAACAGGTTTCGATTTGTCTAAATTTGCTCCTTTTGTACATGCTGGTAATATTCTAGAAATAGAAAAAGAATTGAATGATGCCATATATCATATCGAAAGAAACGGAAATGCAAAAATAATTTTATTAGATTTATCAATGAAATTGACTCGTTTTTTGCATAAAAAAGAGGCTAAGGTCTAATACTGTCATTACGAGGAAGAATGACGAAGTAATCTGTTTAATTTAATTCTTGTTTTTTAAGAGAGATTGCTTCACTTTGTTCGCAATGACAATTAATTAAATCCCCTTTGCAATTCTTTTAGCAACATATAAATCTGCAATAGTAGGGTTTTCTGGACAGGCTTTTATTTGCTCAAAAACATCTCCTGCTTTTACAAAACCTGTCTGTAAAACTTTAAAATAAACGCCACACATTGTTGTATTCCAGAATTGTTTTACAATTTTTATATCGTTAAAACGAATACCTAATTTATAACACGGATTTCTTTGAACTGTTGCTTCTAAAATAGCATCACCAACTTTAAAAGTATCTCCAGAATGAATTTTAGTCTCATCTAAATCATCAATGGTTAAGTTCTCACCAAAAATTCCTAGTTGCCAATCTAAATCTGGATAATATGGCTTGAAAAAATCGTAATGCTTTAAAGAATATCCATAGATTGCTTGTAAAATTCCACCATGGTTTTCTCTATTGCAAATAGCATCACCTCTAACATCTTCTGTATCTAAAAAAATAGGTTCTTCAACAGGAAATTTAAAAATACCAGTAGAAACTGTTTTTCCTTTCCATTCAACGTCTCTTTTTTCTCCGATGTTTGTTGCTATAATTTTCATGATATAAAGATAATTTTATATTTTGCATTGCCCTATTATTCAATCAATTTTTCTTTTTTTATCATTAAGTTATTTGATAAAAAACATTTTTTTATGATTTTACTTTTATCCTCCAAATTAATGAATATCAAATATGCACTCTCTGTAAGCTTAACTTATCAAAGCACAGAACCAGTAAGCAATTTTGAAAGTAGTACACATGTGCCTAGCTTATTTATAGGGATTTTTTTTGGATCTATGTTAGTAATGGCCATTTACAATCTCTTGTTGTACTTTTCACTAAAAGATAAAATGTATCTTTTTTACGTAGGTATAGTACTATTTAATATACTTACAATATTAGCTATACATGGTATTAGTGGTGAATTTTTTTGGTCAAACAACCCTGAATTAGATAGAACTATATACATCACTTTTGCAGGAATAAGCATGTTTTTCTCAAGTAGATTTGCAGCACTTTATCTTGATTTAAAAAACCGTCATAAATCTTTAAATAAGTTTATGTGGGGTTTAGCGATTTTGAGTGTTTTATTATCAATTAGTAGTTTACTTTTAAGTGATAAATTTGTAATTCCTTTTGGTAGATGGTTGGTGTTACTTTCTTTTCCATCATATATAATAGTAGCTGCTTATGCTCATAAAAAAGGGTTTAAAGCCGCAAAGTATTATTTAATTGCATGGATTCCTTATGCAATAGGTTTAATAATTAGAACAATGCATGGTGCAGATTGGTTGCCAACAAATCAATTTGTTTTATCCTCTATAGAAATTGGTGGAGCTCTTGAAATAGTTTTGCTTTCTTTAGCATTAGCCTACAGAATTAAAGAAATACAAGAAGAAAATTCTCAAATGAGAAATCAACTACAAAACTATATTTCTCAAGTTTTAAGTTTAGAAGAAAAAATAGATTCTTCTGCTAAAAGTGATGAAAATTTACCAGAGCAAAAAATAGCAAAAATTGCCCAAAAGCATAGCTTAACTGAAAGAGAAACAGATATTTTACTGCAAATAGTTCTTGGATTAAAAAACCAACAAATTGCAGATAAATTATTTATTTCCATAAACACAGTAAAATATCATACAAGAAATATCTATGAAAAGTTAGATGTACAAAAGCGTACAGAAATTACTTCTAGAATATTATTTGACAATTAGATAATTTTAGATTGAGTTAATAATCTAACAAGACATCTTTACTTTTTCCTTATTAAACTCCACATATAAAGGCTTCTTAATTAAAAAACTATCCAAAAGGGTGGGTTAAACTATCTAAAAAGGTGGGCAAAAAACTTCTTGTTGTTTCTAATATTGTATCAAAATTAATTCAGATATATGGAAACAACTGTTCACAAGAAATCACTCATTTATTCTTTACAAGAGAACAAAGAAAAAGTTAAAAAACAGACAAGATTACTTGTCGTTTTTACAGTGGCAATCACTGCTTTTTTATTGGCATTTGCTTTTACAAATATTACACAATGGTATGCTTTAGCAATTATATTTTTTAGTGGCTATGTACTATATCTATGCTACAAAATAATTAGTCTATGGCAAAGACATAAAAAAATTAAAGAGAAATTAAAAACATTATAGAAATTCAATCTTATATAACATGAAAACAATTACACAAAAATTATTCTATAAACTGCTATTAATAACAATGTTAATTGTGTATACTATAGATACTAATGCACAATGTAGCACAGCACATACTCCAGAAATAACAGGTGGAGGGCATGTTGATGATATATTTACAAGTTACCAAGGTAATGCAGATGCAAGTCCTCAAATTCATTATGCACTTACCATAGCACAAAGCTTTACAGCAAATTGTGATGGGATTTTAAGTAAAATTGGAATTTACAAATTTGTTCTAAAAGGTAGTTTAACTCGGTTTGCAATTTATAATGGAGAAACCGCTTCTGGTACACCTGTACAATTAACAAATGTAAATGTAGAAACCGCTTTTGTTCAAGATGGTGCTTTAACATATATAGATCTATCATCATTAAATAAAGTTCTTGTAAATGGTCAACAATACACATTTCTTATAGAATCTGTTGATACTGGTGGATCTGGAAATGCAAACATTCAGCAAATTGCACCAGGGATTGCTGATTCAAGTTATCCATATGTAGGAGGAAAGATTATTGCACCAAGTGGATGGGATACTAGAGATTTAGCTTTTAAAGTAATTACCAATCCTTTTGTTCTTCCAACCGTAACTACAACAGTTGCAAGTTCAATAACTCAAGTATCTGCAGATTTTGCAGGTAATATAACTTCTAACGGAGGATCAGCAGTTACAGAAAGGGGTGTAGTCTATTCAATAACAGATACAACTCCAGAAATTGGAGAAACAGGAGTAACTAAAGATAATAATGGCACAGGTACTGGTGTTTTTACAGAAAATATTACAGGTTTAACTAAAGGGAATACATATTACCATCGAGCTTACGCAATAAATTCAGTAGGTACATCATATGGAGAAATTAAAAATTTTAGAACATTTAATAATACTCCCACAGTAGCTACAATTTCTGCTACTAGTGTAACTACAACTTCTGCTTCTTTAGGTGGTAATGTTGAGAATGAAGGAGACAGCTCAGTTACAGAACGCGGTATTGTCTATTCTAGTACAGATACCAACCCAAAAATTGGAGATAATAATGTTACCAAAGACGATAATGGAACAAGTATAGGAACATTTTCTGAAAGTATTACAGGGTTAACCGCAAATACTACGTATTTCTATAGAGCCTATGCAATTAATACGCAAGGTACTTCTTATGGAGAAGTAAAAAATTTTAAACTAAACAATGCTTTAAATTTTGATGGAACTAATGATAGAATTACCATTGCAGACAATGCAGCTTTTGATTTTTCTTCTGGTTTTACAGCAGAAGCATGGATAAATCCAGATGTATTAGGTACACAAACTTATCTAAGTCAATATGATAGCGGTCAAGAAGCATTTGCCTTTATACTTTTATCATCAGGTAAAATAGAATTTACAGTGACTACTGATGGTAATTCAGATCAATTTTTTGAATCTTCAACAGCCATCGTAGCTGGAATTTGGTCGCATGTAGCACTTACTTTTGATGGAACTACAGTAAAAGCATATATAAACGGAGTTGCATCTGGAACTAATTCTGTATCAGGAACTATGTTTGCTAGCACTGCGCCAATAGAAATTGGAGCAAGGAATAATGCACATTTTTTTAATGGTACTATAGATGAGGTTAGAATTTGGACACGCACATTAACCATTACAGAAATTTTAGCACAAAAAGATGGTGTTTTACCTTCAACAGTTAATGGTTTAGCTGCTTATTATAAAATGAATCAAGGTATTGCAGAAGGAGATAATACTGGAATTACCACTATATCAGATAGTGGTCCAAATAATTTAGATGGTACTTTAACTGGTTTCACAAAAACTGGTGCAACATCTAATTTTGTTTCTGGTGTTTCTAGTACTTTTGAAAACGGGGTAATGGCGCCAAACACTTTTAAGACCACAGGAAATTGGTCAATTGCAAGTAATTGGAATTTAGGAGTTGTACCAACACAAATAGATAAAGTTACTATTGGTTCTGGAAAAACGGTAACTATAGATGTAGATAATTTAAAAATTAATGATTTTACGTTAGAAAATACAGCAGTATTAAACATTCCTAAAGACAAAGAAATTACCATTCAAAATTCTTTTGTAAGTAACGGAACTTTAGAATTAAGCTCAGATAGAAACGATAGTGGTGTTTTATTATTAGAAGGCACAGCCACGGGCAACGTCACTTATAAACGTGGTGGTTTATTAGCAAATAAATGGAGTATTGTTACACCTCCTGTTAGTGGCCAAACAGTAAAAACCTTTGCAGAAAATGCGGCCAATAATATTAGGGTAAATACAATACCAGATCCAGATAGATATGCTATTGGTTTTTATGATGATTCTCAAGCAATAGGGAACAAATGGCAATATTATGATGCCAATGTTTCTGCAAGTACAGAATTTATAGCTGGTAATAGTTATTCAATATCTAGAGCAACAGATGGAGAAGTTTCTTTTACAGGAACTCTCACTGCAAGTAATGTATTTAAAACTTTAATTGCTGATCAATGGAATGCTATTGGTAATCCTTTTACTACTTATTATCCTGCCAATAAGAATTCAAGTAGTAGTTTTTTAAATGATAATATAAATGCTTTAGATGATAATTTTAAAAGTTTATATCTATGGGATAATGATCAAAATAAATATGTAGCTGTTTCTGAAGTTGATGCTGCAAATAGATCATTACCACCAGGACAAGGTTTCTTTATAAGAATGAAAGCGGGTCAAACAGAAATAAATTTTAAAGAAGCAAAAAGAAGTGCAAAACCAGCAAGTGGAACTACAGATTTTGCAAGAGTTTCTAACAATACGCCAAGTATAGAATTAAAAATTTCTGATGATACAAATACAGTTAAAACAGCTATTAAATATTTTGATGTCGCAACAGTAGGTTTAGATCCAGGCTATGATATTGGAAACTTTAACGGAGCAAGTTTAGATATATTTACTCATTTACTAGTAAAAAGTACGGGTACAGATTTTACAATTCAATCTTTACCAACCAAGAATTACGAAAACATGATTATTCCCGTAGGTGTTATTGCTAAAAAAGGAAAAGAGGTTACAATTACAGCAGAAATATTAAATCTTCCTAATAATATAGAATTGTACTTAGAAGATAGAGAGCAAAAAATATTCACCAAATTAAGTAAAGAAAATTCTAATTATAAAATTGTTTTAGAAAACAATATAAACAGTATTGGTCGATTTTATTTACATACAACAAGTGAAGTTTTAGGAACTGATAAAACTACAACGTTAGTGGGTGTTAAACTATATCAAACCAATAATATACTTACTATTAAAGGTCTCTTAGATGAAATCATAGGTTTAAAAATATATTCTGTTTTAGGAAAAGAGGTTTTACAAACATCCTTTAGAGGAAACAATAATAATAAAGTTTCATTACCAAAGTTAACAAGCGGTGTTTACATAATTAAGTTAGAAACAGCACAAGGAAAGTTGGATGCAAAAATCATTATAGAATAACCTCTAATTTTAAAAAAAGTAAATCATCATGAAAAAACAAGATATACAACTACAAGAAGAAATTACTAGAAAAGAGGCTTTAAAAAAATTAGGGAATTACGGTAAATATGCTGCCTTAACTGCCTTAGGAACTTATCTAATTCTTAATCCACAAAAAGCACAGGCAGCTTCACCTGAAGCTCCTGGGAGTGGGTTTTAACAAGGGAGAGAGAAAAACCGAAGTAATTATTTACTTCGGTTTTTTATGCTTTTAAAAAGTTTTGTAAAACATCTGCAATTTTTCTGTTATCAGATAATTGCGGTATTTTATTTTGACCTCCAAACTTACCAATTGATTTCATGTATTCATGAAATCCACCTTTTTTAACTTTCCTGATAATTAAAGGTTGTAATATTTTTCCGGTAATCAAGTCGAAATAATAAACATTCTGCGCTTGCATCGATGCATCAATCTTAGATGCTAAATCTTCTAAATTATCAGGTTCATTTTCAAATTCTATAAACCATTCGTGATATGGTAAACCATCTTTCGGATTTACTTGAGGCGCTACTGTAAACTCACTAATATTTATTGATGTTCCTTTTATAGCGTCGTTCAATGCCTTTTCTACTTCTTTTCCAATAACATGCTCGCCAAAGGCAGAAATAAAATGTTTAATTCGCCCTGTAACTTTTATTCGATACGGTTTTGTTGAGGTAAATTCTACAGTATCACCAATATTATATCCCCACAAACCTGCGGAAGTATTTAAAATGATAACATAATTTACACCTAATTGAACGTCTTTTAAAGAAATCCTCGTTGGGTTTTCATCAAAGAATTCTGATGCCGGAATAAACTCATAAAATATACCTGAGTTTAGTTGTAACAACATTCCTTTTTCTTTCTGAGAATCTTGATAAGCAATAAACCCTTCTGATGCTGGATACAATTCTACGTAATCTATTTTCTTACCAATTAAGGTTTCAAACTTATTTTTATAGGGTTCAAAATTAACACCTCCATAAACGAAAAAGTTAAAGTTTGGGAAAATTTCAGAAATTGATTTTCCTGTTTTATCAATTAACTTTTCAAAATACATTTGTACCCAAGACGGAATTCCGCTTATTA from Lutibacter sp. Hel_I_33_5 carries:
- a CDS encoding LamG-like jellyroll fold domain-containing protein, translated to MKTITQKLFYKLLLITMLIVYTIDTNAQCSTAHTPEITGGGHVDDIFTSYQGNADASPQIHYALTIAQSFTANCDGILSKIGIYKFVLKGSLTRFAIYNGETASGTPVQLTNVNVETAFVQDGALTYIDLSSLNKVLVNGQQYTFLIESVDTGGSGNANIQQIAPGIADSSYPYVGGKIIAPSGWDTRDLAFKVITNPFVLPTVTTTVASSITQVSADFAGNITSNGGSAVTERGVVYSITDTTPEIGETGVTKDNNGTGTGVFTENITGLTKGNTYYHRAYAINSVGTSYGEIKNFRTFNNTPTVATISATSVTTTSASLGGNVENEGDSSVTERGIVYSSTDTNPKIGDNNVTKDDNGTSIGTFSESITGLTANTTYFYRAYAINTQGTSYGEVKNFKLNNALNFDGTNDRITIADNAAFDFSSGFTAEAWINPDVLGTQTYLSQYDSGQEAFAFILLSSGKIEFTVTTDGNSDQFFESSTAIVAGIWSHVALTFDGTTVKAYINGVASGTNSVSGTMFASTAPIEIGARNNAHFFNGTIDEVRIWTRTLTITEILAQKDGVLPSTVNGLAAYYKMNQGIAEGDNTGITTISDSGPNNLDGTLTGFTKTGATSNFVSGVSSTFENGVMAPNTFKTTGNWSIASNWNLGVVPTQIDKVTIGSGKTVTIDVDNLKINDFTLENTAVLNIPKDKEITIQNSFVSNGTLELSSDRNDSGVLLLEGTATGNVTYKRGGLLANKWSIVTPPVSGQTVKTFAENAANNIRVNTIPDPDRYAIGFYDDSQAIGNKWQYYDANVSASTEFIAGNSYSISRATDGEVSFTGTLTASNVFKTLIADQWNAIGNPFTTYYPANKNSSSSFLNDNINALDDNFKSLYLWDNDQNKYVAVSEVDAANRSLPPGQGFFIRMKAGQTEINFKEAKRSAKPASGTTDFARVSNNTPSIELKISDDTNTVKTAIKYFDVATVGLDPGYDIGNFNGASLDIFTHLLVKSTGTDFTIQSLPTKNYENMIIPVGVIAKKGKEVTITAEILNLPNNIELYLEDREQKIFTKLSKENSNYKIVLENNINSIGRFYLHTTSEVLGTDKTTTLVGVKLYQTNNILTIKGLLDEIIGLKIYSVLGKEVLQTSFRGNNNNKVSLPKLTSGVYIIKLETAQGKLDAKIIIE
- a CDS encoding MOSC domain-containing protein; translated protein: MKIIATNIGEKRDVEWKGKTVSTGIFKFPVEEPIFLDTEDVRGDAICNRENHGGILQAIYGYSLKHYDFFKPYYPDLDWQLGIFGENLTIDDLDETKIHSGDTFKVGDAILEATVQRNPCYKLGIRFNDIKIVKQFWNTTMCGVYFKVLQTGFVKAGDVFEQIKACPENPTIADLYVAKRIAKGI
- a CDS encoding 7TM diverse intracellular signaling domain-containing protein, which produces MILLLSSKLMNIKYALSVSLTYQSTEPVSNFESSTHVPSLFIGIFFGSMLVMAIYNLLLYFSLKDKMYLFYVGIVLFNILTILAIHGISGEFFWSNNPELDRTIYITFAGISMFFSSRFAALYLDLKNRHKSLNKFMWGLAILSVLLSISSLLLSDKFVIPFGRWLVLLSFPSYIIVAAYAHKKGFKAAKYYLIAWIPYAIGLIIRTMHGADWLPTNQFVLSSIEIGGALEIVLLSLALAYRIKEIQEENSQMRNQLQNYISQVLSLEEKIDSSAKSDENLPEQKIAKIAQKHSLTERETDILLQIVLGLKNQQIADKLFISINTVKYHTRNIYEKLDVQKRTEITSRILFDN
- a CDS encoding GH3 auxin-responsive promoter family protein, with product MSVKSKLAIPFAKQVRKQVYKWANNPHKTQEKVFKYLLKKAKNTAFGIDHDFKNIKTYNDFKNHVKVNDYEGLKSYVDRIVAGEKDVLWKGKPLYFAKTSGTTSGAKYIPITKESMPTHIKAARNALLFYTAEKNDASFVNGKMIFLQGSPVLEDKNGVKLGRLSGIAAHYVPNYLLKNRLPSWETNCIEDWDTKVDKVVEETINEDMTVISGIPSWVQMYFEKLIDKTGKSISEIFPNFNFFVYGGVNFEPYKNKFETLIGKKIDYVELYPASEGFIAYQDSQKEKGMLLQLNSGIFYEFIPASEFFDENPTRISLKDVQLGVNYVIILNTSAGLWGYNIGDTVEFTSTKPYRIKVTGRIKHFISAFGEHVIGKEVEKALNDAIKGTSINISEFTVAPQVNPKDGLPYHEWFIEFENEPDNLEDLASKIDASMQAQNVYYFDLITGKILQPLIIRKVKKGGFHEYMKSIGKFGGQNKIPQLSDNRKIADVLQNFLKA